A single region of the Candidatus Babeliales bacterium genome encodes:
- a CDS encoding thioredoxin family protein: protein TFVEIDTDSFTDAQKLNIKGIPAFIGYKHGKEKLRFTGARSYEELKDEIKELT from the coding sequence ACATTTGTAGAAATTGATACAGACTCGTTCACTGATGCGCAAAAACTCAACATCAAGGGAATCCCCGCATTCATCGGCTACAAGCATGGCAAGGAAAAACTGCGTTTCACAGGAGCGCGTTCTTACGAAGAACTCAAAGATGAGATCAAGGAACTTACCTAA